The genomic stretch TCGTGTCGGTGAACAGGCTTATGAGCAGAACCGTAAGCAGGATCGCGGTTAGAATCAATACGAAGTTGAACAGCTGCAGCTGCTGATAGCTCTCTGAAAAAAAGCGATAGGCTGTGGTTCGGCTGTTGAGGTTCTCGATCAGGACCTTATCGATGTACATGTCGATATAGCTGGCGGTCAGCTCTGCCGCCTTGTACGCCTCGCTGTACCCGGCATTGTTACGGATTGCCTTGGCCTCGATAACCCCGTTCAGCTGCAGGGAATATTTGTCCAGGAGAAAGCTTATGTCCTTTACCATCAGATGCTCCTGGTTCTGGTAAGCCCGCCGCCGCTTATCGACCAGGGCTTTGAGGTTTTCCAGATTCCCGTAGACATGGTCCCGGTTCTCCGTCTTCTGCACCATTAAATACCGGTCCAGGGATCGCTTGGTCTCACTGAGCCGTGTTCGCAGATTCCGCATCAGGAGCTCCGTCCTGGAGAGCAGTTCGATGCGCTGGCCCATCCTGAGGGATGTATAAAAACTGTACACACTCGTCAGGGCGGTTATCATCATGATGAGGATGTAGAAAATCAGCAGCTTCCGCTTGATGGTCCTAGTCGGTTTCATTGTTCGCCGCCAGTTTGACCTTGCCGGGGATATATATAAATGAGGGAACATACTTGTTGGTCTTGATCCCCACGAGGGCCTGCAGTCCGCTCCTGCCGATTGCCTCCGGGTCCCGCACCAGGGTGCCGTAAATATAGCCTTCATCCATCCTCTGCTGGATATCCTGGTTGTACCCGTAGCCGATGATCCTGACTTCGCCTGCTCTGCGATACTCCGCTACCATATTAGCGGCCGATATGGTATCGACCAGACTGGTACAGAAAATGACGTTCACCTCAGGGTAGAGAAAGAGGATCTGCCGGGCCTTCTCTTCAGCATTGAGGACCCCGATCTGCGACTTCAGCTCCGCCCTGATCCGGTCGTCCTCACCGCTGGTGAGGCTGGCAATAATACCGTACTTGATGATACTCCACTGGGAGGCCCGGTCTGAGTAGTATTCGCTCTTCAGCAGAGCCGCCCGCACTCCTTCCGGCTGAGCCTCCTGCATCAGGCGCCCGATCTCCTGACCAAGCTTGAAACTGTTGGAGCCGATGAATGAGGAGCGCCTGCTCATGGGTGCATCCGACTCGAGAGTGATAACAGGGATTCCCGAGAGATCGGTCCTGTTGATGAGGGGCATTAAGTCGTCTTCGTTGGTCACATAGAGTGCAATACCGTCCACCTGGCTGAGCCGGGCAATCTCCAGGAGCTCCGCAGTACCGCCCCGCAGATCCAGAGTACTGCGGGGTACCTGCAGCTCGACACCAACATCGAGCTCTTCGGCAGCTTCCCGTATTTCCCCCCACATGTTCTGGAAGAAATCACCCTCAAGAGTGGGCAGGATAACCATAAAGTGATATCTGGCCGGCCTGACCCCGGAAAGGTATTCGTCACCGTGCCTGGCGTCAGCGACGATCAGCCGCACAGACTGCGCAGCGCTCAACACAAAGAGGATGGTTGTGATGACAACGATGATCTGAACAAAACGTTTCTTATCCACTGAGAATAGTATACAGACTAATGCCGGAGAATGCGATCCATCTCTCAAGGCTCCTGGATAACGGCCCGGGTCCTTCCTAAACCGGATCCGGGCTTTTTTAAGACGCAGGGGTATCAGGGCTCAGAAATCTCATGGAATCAGCTGAATCCCCGCCAGACCGAAGTATACATGGGTAAGTTGAGGCAGGACTTCGAAATAGCGCCACAGAGGGAGCCTTACCAGGAAACGTCGGCCCAACAAAAAAGAATGGACCGTAAGCCGAACCGGATCATCGGTCTGGGACTGAAGACTGTAGAGAAATTCCCATCCACTGGTAAAAAAACCTCTTCCCTCCGAAAGATAAGATACTCCGGCCAGAAATCCCGGGCCGTCGGTTTTCTCAGCGTCATCGTGATCGAAATCGTCATCATACCGGATAGCCTGAAAGCTTCCTCCGACCTTAAATTCCAGAATATCCGGGTATTCCGCGCTGCGGGAATATTCTCGCCGTCGATAAGGAGAGGTCATGTCGCTTTCCTTTACCTCCGCTGAAGCCGAGGCGACTACATTCCCCTGCTGAACATCACGAAGACGCAGCAAACCGGGTATTATGATACCATGCACACGGCCGTTTTATACCGGATTTTTACCTCTCCATGAACTATATTGTAGCAAAACGGGATACGAGCTTAGGACCAGTTCCGTATAATCCATTTTCACAAGGAGAAAAAGGTGGCAGATTATACCTTCGATGGAACGACCCTTCGGGACAGCAGGGAAACAAAGATGGGGGAAGTTGACAGAAACTACATTCGCGGCTGGAATGCAGCCCTTCTGGGACAGCTGGACCGGAAAAACATACGAGACCCGCGGGGAAAGAAACTGCTGGAGTTTGACGGCAAAACCGTAAAGGACGATCTGGGAAAAAAAGTCGCTACAATAAAGGAAATACAGGAAATAATCGACGGCGAAGCAGACATAGCCCTGGTTGCAGCATGGTATTTTCTGATTAAAAAACAGCAGGCAAACATGACCTGATCTGAACAGCGGAGAGGCTCCGAGTCAGATTTCGCCCTCTTCCTCATCAGGTACAACCAGCACGGGGCAGTGAGCTTTCCGTATAACCTTCTCGGTAAAATTGCCGAGCATCCGGTTTATCACATTTGAGCCCGCTCCCCTGCCAATGACAATCAGACTGACAGACTCCTCCTGTGATTTGCGCAGGATCTCTTCTCCTACGTTTCCAACGGAAAAATCGGACGACCAGGCTATATCCTCAGGAATCGCAGGTGTATAGACCTCGGCTATCTTCCGATCAATGTCCTGCCTGGCTTTGGTATCGACGTCCTCTACCTCATAGATATAGGACTTCCAGAACTGAGCGTCGGGCTCAGGGATGGCATGAAAGATAATCAGCTCGCTGTCCTTGTTGGCAGCGGCGATATTCAGGGCGTAACGAAAAGCCCGCATGGCGTCTGTGTTAAAATCTGTACAAAAGAGAATTTTCTTAAAAATATTTCTGTGGGGCATCCGGTTCCTCCTTTAGTGAAGCAGTCCCGGCAAAAAGAGACACAGCTGCGGGACCAGAATCAGAATAACCGCGGAAACCAGCAGCATCACAAGGTACGGCAGAGCACCCTTGAAAATCACCGTCAGGGGTATATCCCGTTCGATGCCGCTGACTACATACACATTCACTCCCACCGGGGGCGTTATAACCCCCATCTGGGTTATAACAACGACAATAACCCCGAACCAGACAGGATCAAAGCCGAGTTCAAGTATAACCGGATAAAAAATCGGTATCGTCAGCAGAATAAGCGCCAGAGCATCAATAAAACAGCCCGCCACCAGAAAAAAGAGGATGATGATCATCATGACACCCCAGCCCGGCAGGGGCAGGGAGACAAAAAACGAGGCAACCGCAAAAGGGATCCTGGAGACCGCCAGGAATCTGCCGAAAATAACAGCACCGGCGACGATGAAAAAGATCATGCTGGAGGTGCGTACAGTCTCGAAGATTATCATCTTCATTTTATGCAGGGTCATCTCTTTTTGAAAGAAGGCTATACCAAAACTGCCGGCGGTACCCACTGCTGCAGCCTCTATGGGGGTAAAAAATCCGAAGAACATTCCACCCATAACCAGCAAAAACAGCAGCAGGGTTTCAATTACACCGGACAGGGACTGGAACTTCTGCTTCCAGCTGTGGCGGGGTCCAGCAGGCCCGAGATTATCGTTCCGCAGACAGGAAAAGTAGATGGAAAAGCAGAACAGCAGGGCGATCAATATTCCGGGAACAATTCCGGCGAGAAAAAGATCCCCAATGGACTGTTCGGTCATAAGAGCGTATACAATAAAAACTACCGACGGCGGTATCAGCATTCCCAGAGAGCCCCCCGCGGCAACAGTTCCGGAGGCAAGAGAATCGGCATACCCGTAACGCTTCATTTCCGGCAGGGCCACAGCAGACATGGTAGCGGCGGTAGCCGGTCCGGAACCGCAAATAGCGCCGAATCCCGCGCAGGCCCCGACGGTGGCCATTGCAAGTCCACCCCGCAGATGACCGATCCATACGTATGCGGTGCGGAACATGCGCTTGCTGATTCCTGCATGAAAGGCTATCTGTCCCATCATCACAAAAAGAGGGATCACCGTCAGGCTGTAGGACGAAAAGGTTTCATACAGGTCAGCACTGACCATGCTGAAAGCCGCCTTCGGATTGACAATCAGGGCAAACCCGATAACCCCGGAGGCGATCATGGCAAAGGCGACGGGCATACTGGTTAACAAAAGCCCAAACAGAATCAGACTGCCGATAACACCGATTTCCACAGGACTCATGGTTTGATAAACTCCTTCCCCGGATGCGTCAGATGATACAGAAAAACAATCATCATCAGCACAAAGTTCAGACTGATCAGCATGGGAATCCAGAAGACCGGCAGTCCCAGATTGGGGAAAACCTCACCGGAGGCCAGCAGCGCGAG from Marispirochaeta sp. encodes the following:
- a CDS encoding substrate-binding domain-containing protein — encoded protein: MDKKRFVQIIVVITTILFVLSAAQSVRLIVADARHGDEYLSGVRPARYHFMVILPTLEGDFFQNMWGEIREAAEELDVGVELQVPRSTLDLRGGTAELLEIARLSQVDGIALYVTNEDDLMPLINRTDLSGIPVITLESDAPMSRRSSFIGSNSFKLGQEIGRLMQEAQPEGVRAALLKSEYYSDRASQWSIIKYGIIASLTSGEDDRIRAELKSQIGVLNAEEKARQILFLYPEVNVIFCTSLVDTISAANMVAEYRRAGEVRIIGYGYNQDIQQRMDEGYIYGTLVRDPEAIGRSGLQALVGIKTNKYVPSFIYIPGKVKLAANNETD
- a CDS encoding universal stress protein, with amino-acid sequence MPHRNIFKKILFCTDFNTDAMRAFRYALNIAAANKDSELIIFHAIPEPDAQFWKSYIYEVEDVDTKARQDIDRKIAEVYTPAIPEDIAWSSDFSVGNVGEEILRKSQEESVSLIVIGRGAGSNVINRMLGNFTEKVIRKAHCPVLVVPDEEEGEI
- a CDS encoding TRAP transporter large permease codes for the protein MSPVEIGVIGSLILFGLLLTSMPVAFAMIASGVIGFALIVNPKAAFSMVSADLYETFSSYSLTVIPLFVMMGQIAFHAGISKRMFRTAYVWIGHLRGGLAMATVGACAGFGAICGSGPATAATMSAVALPEMKRYGYADSLASGTVAAGGSLGMLIPPSVVFIVYALMTEQSIGDLFLAGIVPGILIALLFCFSIYFSCLRNDNLGPAGPRHSWKQKFQSLSGVIETLLLFLLVMGGMFFGFFTPIEAAAVGTAGSFGIAFFQKEMTLHKMKMIIFETVRTSSMIFFIVAGAVIFGRFLAVSRIPFAVASFFVSLPLPGWGVMMIIILFFLVAGCFIDALALILLTIPIFYPVILELGFDPVWFGVIVVVITQMGVITPPVGVNVYVVSGIERDIPLTVIFKGALPYLVMLLVSAVILILVPQLCLFLPGLLH